In Nitrososphaerota archaeon, the genomic window TTAGCCCGTCCAAGTCATCAGAATACGCTATCAGTCTTGATTTGTAGCCCATATCCTGCAAAGCTAATTTTATGCCGTAAGCCCTGACAGCATCGCCTATGCTCCCAACATGTGGTATGCCAGAAGCTCCAAGGCCACTTTCAACATTTATGAGCTGCAGGGAGCGTCCGAGTTTCTGCTCCCTTTCTAAGATGCGCTTGGCAACCTTATCGAGCCAAGTTCCCCTGCCTACAACTTCCAGCGAGGATTCTCCCATTTTTGATTGCCAGCATTAAAGCGCTTTTGATACGTAAGGACCATCAGATTCGTAGCCTAACTTCCTGTAATATTCTCGAGTTCCCAAAGCGCTAATCACGACCATCTTCTTGGCATCGAATTCTTCAGCCGCTATGCGTTCGGCCTCCTCCATCAAAGCCCTCCCGAACCCTTTATGCTGCCACGAAAGGTCCTCCTTTTCTCCGACCGGGACAACAGGTCCATATACATGCAGTTCCCTAACGAGCAAGGCATTGTGGCCAGCAATTTCAGGCCTGTGCGCTCTTTCAGATGGTACCCTTAACCTTAGGAATCCAATTAGAGCGTCAACCGACTTATCGTCAAACGAAAGAAAGATCTCCTTGCCTCCAGACGCATCATAATTAATTCTGTTCATCACTATATCGTCTGGTTTGAACCTGATCTTTTCCTTGATTTGTTTGAGACCTACCTCTCTGCAGCGTATGCAATTGCACGAATACCCTCTCCTCTTCAGCTCCTCAGCAACAAGTTCACGCAGGTTACTCTTCTTGACGCCATCGACGATCATCTTTGCAGGTATATCCCTCTGAATCCTCATTATCCTAACCCATTTAGGAATGTGTTTTTTGGCTTCTGCAATTATCTGCACCATATCTTCCACGCCGTAGGGCTTGTACTTTCCTTCGAGCCACCACTGGTAGAGGTCTGCAGATGCGATGAGCAGAGTCGGGTAAATCTTCAGCATGTCAGGCCTAAAGTTTTCATCGTCGAAGAGCTGCCTTATGGATGCGATGTCTTTTTCAGGAGTGGAGCCTGGCAGCCCAGGCATCATGTGAGCGACTATTTTGTAGGCAGAATCCTTTGCTACCTGAAAAGATTCAACAACATCTGCGACAGTATGCCCTCTTCGCATTATTCGGTAGATTTCATCGTCAAGTACTTGTACTCCGATTTCGACCCTCGTCGCTCCGTAGCTAAGCATGTTGTCAACATGCTTCTGCCTGCACCAGTCTGGCCTGGTTTCTATTGTAATGCCTACATTTCTAGTTGGCGCGGTCTCTGCAACGAGCTTGGCTTCTTCCAGGCTAGGCGATTCTATTCCGTTAAGTGCGTCCAATGCACCCTTTATGAAACCTCGCTGGTAATCTGCGGGCGTACTCAGAAAAGTTCCTCCCATTACGATTAGTTCAGCCTTGCCGAGCTTGTGACCTGCAGACTTTAGCTGTTTTAATCTAGAATGTACCTGCCTTGCAGAATCATAGTCATTCTGCTTCCCTCTTAACGCTGCTGGCTCATGACCAGTGTAAGCTTGGGGCGAGTTGTTTCTTACTCCGCCTGGACAGTAGACGCATACTCCATGAGGACAGGGATGGGGTCTCGTCATGATTGCTATCACTGCAACTCCAGAGGCAGTCCTTGTTGGTTTTACCACCAAGACTGACCGGACACGTTCTTTATCCTCACTAGGAACTTGCTCGAGTATCGCTGCATTTCCGGGCATTCTTGCCAAGGAGTATTTCATGCACGCATTTCTTCTGATACTCTCAAACTCAACTTTCGAAACTTTCCGCTCGACCAGAATCCCCGCTATCTCCCTGCAAGCCATCAGAAATTTTTCATCTTCAGAAATGTCGCTCTGGACGAGCATCAGAATCCCTGCAAAACGCTCATGCTAAAAGCCTACCTCTGGTTCCTGCGTTTCCTTTTAGCAGACAGGCCAAAATATGTAATGCCCAGACCAAGTATCGCGACTATCGCTCCCAGAGAGCCCAAACCATAATCAACAACCCCTGTTATCCCGATCACTACGGCGGCCTTTCCTTTGTTATTGTCTATTATGAAATGTAACGCGTTGCTACTTGGGGTCAGCTGCGTGCTGAGAGATCCAGTCATGTTCGGCCTTGAAATGATGCCTTCAAACGGCCTGCGACCCTGATATAGCTCTCTATTTGCACTGTCTAGAAGGTAAAAATCTGCACTGCCGTTCACTATTACAGCCTCTACCCTCAGCACTTTTTGCCCGAATGGATAATCCTGAAGGGTTCTTGAATAGGTAAGTGTCTGCTGGGCAGCAAGGGATCTGTTGTCAGAAACAATTGTTTGGGTAGAATAGTAAGAAACCATGATGCCAGCCATAAGGACAAGCCAGCCCAGTGCAAGAAGTCTCAGATCCAAGGTGCCTTCTGACCTTTCTGATCTTTGCTATATAGCGATATCCTTGAAAAGGAAGACTAAAATTTCATCCAGTTCTGGCCAGGCTTTCTCTTCAGGGTGTAGCGCTTAACAAATGTGCTCCTGCTCCTGACCTTGGGTACGGGGGAGTGCCTTGGCTTTGCCTGAAGCTTCGGCGTCTGGCCTCTGACCTTTCCAGCCTTTGTCATCGAGCCGTGCGTTGGCATAATCTCTCTGTACTTAGTTGCATTTAAGGGGCCTTAAAAGTCTTAAGGACTCGTAGAATAGGGTACCCATCTGATTAGCTTCTATGGAGGAAAGCTACAATATAGCCAGAACATAGGTACCTATGTATAACCACTGTCCCCTTACATAAACTCAAAGAGTTACAAAATATCCTATATGCAAAAATCGCCCCCTATATTGAAAGGGATGAAGCGAACAAAAAATGAAAATTTTTCATCACTCCTGATAATCAACCCTGAAAACCGGCGACGGGATTTAAATCAACATTAATAGCTTGCACAGTAGAAATGACCAACAGAATTTTAGTCGCTGTAGATGGCTCGCAGGCCTCTGTAGAAGCTGTAAGGGTAGCTGCACGGATTGCGAGAGAGAACTGGAAAGAATTGATAGTATTGAACGTCCTTGAATCTTCAAGTTCAGTAGACAGGGCCCACATCGAACTGGAGCAATACTTCAAGTCTGCAGCAGCATTTGAGCTAAATGGGGTAAGATACCGCACCATAGTCGAAACGGGCGACCAGAAGAAAAAGGTCTTGGGCATTGCAGAGCTCATGGGTGCTGAAATGATAGTAATCGGCTTTATCGGGTTAAAGGGCGTAGGCAAGTTCAGGGCTCTGGGTGATGTTGCAAGAGCAATCATCGAGGAATCAAGGATACCCGTGCTGGTAGTGCCTCAAGAGCAGAAAGAAGTTCGAGCCGCTCCATACCAACTAGCCTAATGCAAGTGCTTCTCTTGCAGGTGCTGCCTGTAGTGGCACTCACGGCATAACGGCTCATTACAGTACTTGCACCCTGCAGCAGCCAATCTATCAGGATGGTTCCTACAGTACACGTGTACAATATACCGCTCGTGGATATTAACTGATATGTTTAGACGAATAAGGTTATGGCATCCGGGTCCGAAGCATAGTCAAGATACGTAGATGCGCCTATTATGTCGTCGACCTCTTCAAGCAGTTGATCTTTTGTTGTGCCGAAGACGCCCATCGTCGGAGAGCACGCATGAATCTTCACGCCCATATCCCTCGCCCTCTTCAGCATATCCTTCACAGTAGGCATTCCTCCCTTTTTCAATAACGCTTGCAGCTCTTCCGTCTTTAGCCCAAGATCTGCTGATGTAACCAGATTGTCCGCGGTCTGCTTTGCCAATAACTTCATGCCTCCAAATGTAAAGTAAAGGTGAACTTGCATGCCTTGAGCCGCGCCAGTTGTAGCCAGAATCAGAGGAGGATAAAGGCCGTCAACCGTCCCCTTGCTCACTACTATTACCAGCTTATTCTTCTTCGCTTGAGGAGCTCCATGCTCTTTTGTGGACTGCATATCAAGAACCATGTAATAACGGCGTTATTAAAGTCTTAATGACCTGCTTCCTTTTGAGTAGGGTTAGCCCAGTCTGACGGCCAAATCTTCTCTTTTGTAGCCCAGATACTTCGCCATACAGGGAGGGTAGGCTCGACGAACCTTGCAACCTTAAAGTCCTTGAAGCCTGGACCCCATGGCGTTATAGGGAAGAGAAGTAGTAGCAGGCCAAGAAGAGTTTCCTTGAAGGCCCTTATCGGGGCATACCTTGATACTGTAATTACGTTCTTCTCTCTCTCATAGAAGAAGACTGTAAGCGAAATTATCAGAAATATCAAGCCGGGGATGAGGATCTTTGGCAGGACTGCGAATGTTACGGGTATCATGATCGTTGGGACGGCCTTTGTAGGATCTATTAGAGAAACGATTAGCTCGTTAGGAGTTATCATCTTGTCTATGCCCAGAGCCTTCAGTGTGTCAGGAAGAATTATCAGTAGAAAGTTTGCCAGTAGCAAGGGGACAAACAATATCAGCCAGAAGACCAACTCTATTACCGAAGTGAGCCATTTTTCTAGGCTAAAGTGAACTTCCTCTGACATTATAGCAAGGCACTTTCTAGGATAAAAATAAACTTATAGCTTTGCGGTACTTTTGGTAGGAACCCGTAACTTTTTATCCCCGCAAGCTGCTGCAGAGACGATGGTTACATTCATACCACTAGGCACAACCATCATCGCAGGTGCTTTCACCGTAATTCTTGCACGACAGTACTTGGCTAGAAGGAAAATCCATCAGTTGATCTGGACTGCAGCCATGAGTCTTTTCACGGTTGCCGTATTTGTGGAGTTTGCCATGAGCACGGAATTCATAGGTCCATCTGCATTATTCTTCAAACTGTATTATCTGTCCATAGGCCCTCAGGTAGGGCTCCTTGGCGCAGGAGTTCTGTATCTTCTGTCTCCAAAGTGGGGCAGGGTCTCTCTTTATGTGGTTCTTGGGCTTTCAGCAGTTCTTCTGGCTATGGGAAGCACTGCCCATGTTGACCTTACATCATTCAAGGGCCGTTTTCAAGAATCAGTCGCTTATGGCATCAGGGAAGGGGTAAGAGCATTTCCCACTCCCGTCAGGACGCTTACTATTCTGCTTAACATCATAGGAGGGACGCTGCTCATAGGAGGGGCACTATTTAGCTTTGCAGTCGACAGGAAAAGGTACTACGCCCTTTTCCTAGCCGCTGGAGGCATTCTTAATGCTATTGGAGGCTATCTACTGGGAATTGTAGGGAATCCAGATGTCTTCTTTGAATTCGAATTTCTTGGCGCAGTGACACTGTTTACTGGCTTTATGATGAGCTACCGTTCCAGAGTAGGCATTCCTCTGGGCTTGGAAGAAGACTCGATGATGGTTAGCATGAGGGCTAAGATGGTGGCTATGGCTGGAGTGCTTTCTGGGTTCTATTTGATGTACGCCTTCATGTCGAGCGTGACACTCGGAAGGTTCTTCCAAGGAATTGATATCCACTTTGTCAGAGCCCTCGTGCTCACCATACTTGTAGTAAGGCTTGGGAGACCTTGGGGTGCAAGCACGCTAGGTTTCATAAGTGCCATCTTGCTCGCCGTAGCCCCATTCAGCAGCCCCGACAAAATCTTCCTGATACCTGCAACGCTTGCAGCAGGCGTAGTGTTTGATCTGGTCTTGATGGCAGGCAAGTACGAAGAGAACGTGCTGAAAAAGTCCAGAATAGGGATCGCTGCGGCTCTGAGTGGTCTAGCAGAAAGCTTGATAGTGGTTGGAGGGTTAATATCAGTAGGATGGCCTTTTGCGGACTCTGCAGCATTCCTTCAATTTGCTCTAGGCACGGCTTCGCCTATACTTCTGTTTACGTTCCTTGTAGGCAGAAACGTCGTAATGAGCCTGCTGGGAGCATCGCTTGGCAGGGTAGTCCTTAAGAGGATGCGACGTTCAGAATAGTCATTCCACTTGCTCTTTGGGCCACATCATCTTTCTTAGCTTCTTGCCGACGATTTCAATAGGGTGGTCTTCAATTTCTTCCATATACTTGTCAAAGGACTTCTTGCCTTCCCGCTTGTAAGTCTCCACCCACTCCCTCTCGAACTTGCCAGACTGTATATCATCCAGAGCCTTCTTCATGGCATTACGCGAGGCTTCCCCAACGACTCTTTGCCCTCTTGTCAGCCCTCCAAACCTTGCAGTCTCACTTACCCTCCTGTACATTCCTGCAATGCCATATCGTTGTATCAGATCAACTATCAGTTTCAGTTCATGTAGACACTCGAAATACGCAATTTCTGGCTGATAACCAGCTTCCACAAGGGTTTCAAAACCCGTCCTTATCAGCCTGTCAACACCTCCGCATAAATCGACCTGCTCGCCAAACCAATCAGTTTCCACTTCTTCCTTGAACGTCGTCTCTAAGATTCCAGCCCTAGAGCATCCAGTCCCCTTCGCAATCCCCAGCACCCTGTCCCAAGCCCTCTTCGTATAATCCTGTTGAACCGCTACTAGTCCTGGAGTTCCAAATCCTTCAAGGTACAATTCTCTTACCCTCTTGCCAGGGGCTTTTGGCGCGAGCATTATGACATCGACAGATTTTGGAGGCTCTATCCACTTCCAGTGTATAGCTGCACCGTGTGAGAAGCTCAACGCATCGCCTTTCTTGACAAAAGGCTCGATCTCCTTCTTGTAAGTCGTTCCCTGCTCCATGTCCGGTATGAGTATGTGGATTATGTCGGCTTTTTGAGCTGCATCTGCAAGCTCCATAACTTTATGCCCATCCTTTGCCGCCTGCTCCCAGCTGTTGCCGCCTCTTCTTGCACCAACTATCACCTTTAGGCCCGAATCCTTTAGGTTGCAGGCTTGAGCGGCGCCCTGAATCCCGTATCCCATTACAGCAATAGTTTCATTCTTGATAGGGTTAAGAGAGATATCCTTGTCGTACCATGTCCTTGCCAAACCAATCACGCAGAACTGCCATTTTATTGTTATATCTTAAGCCTTGCTCTATTGATTGCTAGTTGTTAGCGCTGCTGGATTAACAAGGTATGGACGGTGTTAACAATGAAATTAACAGAGATAAAGATTATATAACTATTGTTATACTGCGGCTTCAGTGATTGCTTGCCAACAATTTCTGCAAAGGTAATTGCCCTAGCCGCAGCGGTGCTTCTTGTAGGAGTAGGCATAGGCGTCTCTCTGAACACTCTGTTAACGCCTCCTGCAATGCAATCCGCAGTACCCCAAAAAATTGTAATAGCTATACAGCCTACCCAGACGAGTGCTGAACTGACATCAAGGTCGCAACAGCTCGAGCAGTTCTTGGAATCAGAGGTAGGAGTTGACATAGAAATCTATGTACCGACAACCTATGCAGCAGTTGTGGAGGCATTGAGATTCGGTAATGCTGATGTGGCTTTCATGAGCGCATGGCCCACGTATATAGCGACCAAGATGTCTAATGCAGATATCGTGCTGGCAGAAGTCAGGGAGGTTGTGATAGGAGAGGAGAAGAGGAATGAACCATTCTACTTTTCATACTGGATAGCACCCAAGGAAAGCACTGTTAAGGCTCTAAGCGATTTGCAGGGCAAGAAAGTCTGCCTCCCAAGCCAGATATCCACTTCTGGTTATGTAGCCCCAATGGGCAGAATGGTTGAGCTTGGGCTAATTAAGAAACCCGATAATGGTGCGGTCGATCCAAAGGCGTTTTTTGGCGACGTTCTATATGGAGGAGGATATTCGCAGTGTTGGACCGCATTGAAGGCAGGACAGGTTGATGCCACTGTCATTGCGGGGGACGTTGTGGAAAGTTTGTACCGTGAAGTGCTAGCCAATACTAGGGTCATTGAGCAGCAAGGCCCAATCCCTTCTCACGGGGTCGTATTCAGCAAGAATCTGAGCGAGCCTCTGCGCTCAAAGTTGACAAATGCACTGCTCAAGCTCGGCGAGCCCGAACATAGAGATCTAATGAAAAGGTTCATCTCAGGCATATTTGTAAGTTTCAAGGCGACTACTACGGAGGATCACATAGCTGGCCTGCAAAAATATCTAGGCCTGACAGGTTTAAAATTCACTGAAAGTCTGGGTTAGATCTAGGTGCAGCTTACGGAGAATGTCGAAGATCCTGCCAAGGCAATAGAACTGCAGGATATCTGGTTTTCCTATGACGGAAAGAACTACATTCTCAAGGAGGTAAACCTCAGCATAAAGCAAGGTTCGTCAACGGTCATAGTTGGGGCCAATGGCTGTGGTAAGACAACGCTGCTTAAGATTATCAACGGCCTTGTCAAGCCGCAGAAAGGATCGGTAAGAGTTTTTGGGATTAATGTAAACGGCAGACACGGGACAAATGCTAGGAGACACATAGGCTATGTTCCCCAGCAGCTCGGACTGCTAAGGAACTCTACAGTGCTCGAAAATGTACTTGTAGGAGGACTGGCACGCATGGGTGCAGCGTCTGTACTGAGACTGTACCCACAAGAGGAGATCGATTACGCTATCAAATGCATCGACAAGGCCAAAATTGGGCACAAGGTTCACGAAAAGGTCTACAGGTTGAGCGGAGGTGAGAGGCAGAGGGTTGCAATAGCCCGAGCGTTGATGCAGAAGCCTTTGATAATTCTTGCGGACGAGTTTACCTCTGATCTGGACTACCGATCGGCGAACGAGATGATGGGTTTTATGAACGAGTTCAGGCGCGACGGCATGGCTCTGGTAATGGTAACTCACAACCCTGACCTTGCGTTTAGGCATGGAGAAACGATGGTCTTTTTGAAGGACGGCTCCAAGCTCTCCGAGGCTCCTGCAGGCAAATTTGACAAAACAGCAATCTAGGGATACTGCATGAAACACAGCAACAGAGGAATCCTAATTGAATTGGCAGTTCTAGCAGCGGTTTTAGCATCGTTCTGGAGCATCGGGCTCTTTGATCTTAGCAGACTTGCTAGGGGAACTGGAAACCTTGCGATCTTCTTTGCCGACCTTGTCCCTCCAAACCTTACTATCCTTGACAGAGTTCTGCCCTCATTGTTGGAGACTTTGCAGATGTCCTTTGCGGGTACTGCGCTGGGGTTTGTTATATCGCTCCCACTAGCGGTTCTGGCTGCCAAAAACGTGTTCAATATTGCAGTCATTACCCCAATAAGGTTCGTGCTCGCTATTGTGAGAACAATACCTGCTTTGCTCTGGGCACTTATCTTTGTGGTTGCTCTAGGCTTGGGCCCTCTTCCAGGCACTCTTGGAGTTGCAGTATACACTGTCGGATACCTTGGCAAGTTATACTATGAAGCTCTGGAGGCTGTGGACCCAGAAGTCATAGAGGCTGTAAGAGCCACCGGAGTTTCAAAAGTTCAGCTCGTGATGCACGCAATACTTCCAGAGTCTGGCAACCAAATACTCAGTCAATTGATATTCATGTTTGAATACAATGTCAGGGCATCATCGATCCTTGGCTTTGTCGGTGCTGGAGGGGTGGGATTTTACATGCTTGGCTATATCCAGACCTTCCAATACAGAGAACTTATGGCTGTGATACTTGCGACTTTGGCAATAGTGCTTGTCATAGACTATCTGAGTTCTAAGATCAGGAGCCGCTTCCTGCTACAAGGTAAGTAGATCATTTAGAGCTTCTTGGAAGTAAGCGCAAGAGCTTACCGACAATCTTTTCGTGCTTTTCCTCGTCCATATCTATTGAATTGAGCAGAACCTTTGCAACGGGATGAGGAATTTCTATTTTCTCTGCCAATGAAGATTCCTTGGCTTTGTCCTCTATCTCCAGCATGCTCTTTAAGAACGATAAATCTGGGGGCTGAAATGCTGTAGTGTGACCAGTTTCTATCCAAGATATCACTTGCGAAACTACGTCGGCATGCCTGATGCTGTCAGAGGCTATCATTCTCAAAAGAAGCTTGCTATACTCATCATTAATCTTGTTAGTCAGTTCCAAGCACCTCTGCGCTGCTATTAGTTCCAACTGCAACCTTTCTTTAAGCATCTTTAGCGCCTCTACATCTTCATGCTCTCCGGACCTGCTCTGTAGGAGTCGCTGTCCAGTGCTCGCAGCAGAAATCTGATAGATTACATCCATGATCTCCGCCATTTCTATTGGACCAAGATTGCTCCTGACCCTCTTGCCAGCCTTTTCTAGTAGGGCATCTAGAATGGATCCGAACCTGTCAAGCTCCTTCAAATTGCCTCCTCTTCTGCCCTTTACGTACTGGGTTACTGCTGCAGGAGTGATGCTTAGAGCAGTTGCTATGTCTCTCACCCTGAAACCCTGCTTGGCAAGCCCCCTTGCAACCCATGCCCTGATAAGAGGTATCATCCTTTCCTGAGTCTTGCCTTTAGATTCGGGCACGAAGAACATTGGAGCTTGCTGTCTTTTAACACTTATTCATCTGGACACAACTTGCTATCAAGATGTCCATTAGGATGCAGATGTAAATGATAAGTTAACACTACCATACCAAAAATAGTGCGGTGGGTAGGACCTACACATTTACCTGTAAACTTCTTGGAGATTCAGATGTAACCGATTTATTCTTATCAAACCGACTTATCAGAGTATGCCCAAACACGATAAGTAATATGCCACTCAGAACGATCGTCCAGATATAGCCCTCATACCAAGGGCTGGTGACCTTCTCTTCAACGCTCAGATTAGGCCTATCTGTTATGGGTTTAGCTCCAAATGCGTAAACCTTGCCATCAAACGACCCTGCAAATACCTTCCCCTGTGCAACTGCAGGCGAGCCCATGCTTAGAACCGACATAATTGACATTGTTGAACAGATAAGATCTGTCCCTATCGAAGAAGTTTCCATGACTACAAATGGGACTCGCCTCGCAAGGCTTGCCTCCATTCTAAAAGAAACGGGTCTTAGTAAAGTCAACATAAGTCTTCATAGCCTCAAGGAAGATACCTTCAGATTCCTTACACATGCTAACAAGTTGAAGGACACTATTGAAGCGATAAGAGCATCAATAGATGTGCAGCTACGACCTGTAAAGATCAACGCGACCATGTTGAAAGGCATCAATGATTCTGAAATTGATGAAATGATCGAGTTTTCCAGAGAACTCGGAGGAGGCGTGACTAACATTCTCCAGCTGATTGAAATGGTACCGACTTCTGGCTCGAATTTTTACAATACATACCATCTAAACCTTAATGTGATAGAGGAGAAACTCAAAGAAAAGGCAAATTCAGTGTCGGAAAGGGTGCTCCACAGAAGACCAAGATATGAACTAGAAAATGGTGTCTGTGTCGAAGTTGTTAGGCCTATGCATAATACGTCATTCTGCATGGGCAACAATAGAATGAGGATAACATGCGATGGGAAGTTCAAACCCTGCTTGCTACGGAGCGACAACCATGTTGACTTTCTGACAGCAATGAGGAAAGGATCATCTGATTCTGATTTAGCAGAGAAATTTAGAAAGGCCGTTCTGCTAAGGGAGCCATTTTTCCAATCTGGATCCGCAAAGCAAAGGCTTGGTTTACCATTATGCACATCGTGAAAATGTTGCGCCTTAATCCTGCATGCAAAAGCCATTTCCAACGTACTCTTCGAGTAGCACTGACGAGTGTGCCGGTTCTTTGTTAGTGGTATTGCTTAGCGGGGTCTTTTTGCCAAAGATTCCTGACATCTACCAAAAATGGCATTTTTATTTGGATTCTATAATGCGCTCAAGTCGTTGCACGATTTGCGCAAGTTTAAAGTCCACAAGAATCATGATCAGAAGACGCAGGCACACATAGGGCAGAAGCCGAATGAATGATAAGGTCATTGAGCAGGGCTGGGTGGAGAACGATAATATTCGCTTGCACTACCTTGACGCCTACAAAAACGCAGATTCCAAGCTGACTCCCTTGTTTTATGTTCCCGGTGATCTTGAGGGTGCTGAGAATTTGGAGTTTGACTTACAGATGCTCGCTCCAAGAAGATGTATTTCGGTAAGCTTGCGCGGTCGTGGAAAAAGCGATGCCCCGAAAAAGAACTACACATTTTTCCATCATGTGTCCGACATAGAGTCTATCGTGGTAAATATTGGGCTGAAATCATTTTGCTTGATGTCCTATTCCATAAGTGTGTCATATGCTATTGAATTTGCGGCCAGACACCCGGAATTCCTGAAGGGCTTCATAATAATTGATTACCCACCGCGCTATCCCGCCATGTCCGATGAATGGGTGAGCTCGGTGCTTTTCGGGATGGCCGAGCAAGTAAGGTCCGAAGTGGTTACGGCGTTGCAACGCGAATCTGAGGAAATACCGTTATGGGACAGACTGGACAAGATCGGATGTCCAGTATTAATCCTAAAGGGCGGTCTATCAGGGAGCTATCTTGACCAAAATACTGTTTCGCTGTATCTTGAGCATTTGCCTAACGCAAAGGTCATTACTCTAGAGAATTCTGGTCATGTGGTCTGGGAGCCCGATTACTATGGATTCATCAAAGTTGTCAGGGACTTTCTTAGTCAGATTGATACATAACAAACGCTGAGAACATGAACAGAGCGATTCCATTTGGGATATTTCTCTTATCAGAAGCAGTTTTCTTGCATTGACTGTATATGCGTTGTCTATTCGCAATAGACCCCTAGGAACCGTGTTTGCAAGTATTAGATAGCCTCAACATGGCTTTAGACACAACAAATACAAAATGATCAGCAAATGGACTACCGGATGGCAATAACGGTGGGCATGGGTTCCCTGTTAAGAGTATCGATAGGCGAAGTCTCTTGTTTTAGATTCCAGACACATACAAGGCGTCTTTATTCTAATTCTGGCGCCCATGGTCTTAAAACTGGTTGATTATTTGCGATAGTAATAAAAAACATACAGGTAGGCTCTACATAAATGCCAAAGTCCGGAGTATATAGGAAGCGGCAGATCGACCTCTTGAGCGAACTACATGCGGCATTGAAAGCGAAACTATCTGGAGAGCTTGGAGCAATTATGATCTTCTTGGGTGTGGCCCGCGAAGAAGGAAGAAGTGGTAAGAAGGTTCATAAGCTCGTTATGGAATCTTATGAAGAGCACGCAAACAAAGCGATAGCCAGAATTTGCAGCGAAGTAAAGAGGAAGTCCAAGGTCTCTTTTGTGCTGATCTACCATTTGCTTGAAGAGTTTCGCCCTGGTGAGCCAGTTGTGCTAGTAATTGTAGGAGGAGCAAGAAGGAAAGATGTTTTTTCTGCAATGGAAGAGGCGGTAAGGAGATATAAGACTGAACCTGCACTGTTCAAGAAAGAAGTATACGTTAATGGTACGCATAAATGGATTCATTGATTTACGATTTTGCTATATCTAGTGCATGGGTTATCTCAGGCATTATAAGTTTCTTGGCAATCTTCACGCGTTGGTAGATCCAGAAAGGCAATATATCGATTTTCTAGATATTACGTTTGGAACCACCCTTGGTATGATATGTGGATGGTTCCGCATTTTCAGCTCTTGATCTACATCATTTGCCAATCCTATGAATGAGTGGTATGCGTAGATCGCCCTTCCTTAATTGCTAAGGTTTACAGCTGTTTGCCTTGGACATGCTATCGCATGGCCTAATCTTCTGGGCTGATAATTTACTGGTGAAATAATGCGGGGGGTGGGATTTGAACCCACGAACTCCTAACGAGAAGGGATTACCCAGCAAGCCCATTTTGATCTTGAGTCCCTCGCGGTTGACCGGGCTTTGCGCGACAGTTCTCGTTTCGCTACCCCCGCACAAGGTAGCAGTCAGGAATCCCGCAAATATATGAATCGATACCTGCAAAGCCTTACCTTTATCAAGCATGATTTTCCCGCTACCAAATCGATGCAGAAGATAACTGTAAAAGGGCCTGCCTCAAGTGCAAATTTG contains:
- the ilvC gene encoding ketol-acid reductoisomerase codes for the protein MARTWYDKDISLNPIKNETIAVMGYGIQGAAQACNLKDSGLKVIVGARRGGNSWEQAAKDGHKVMELADAAQKADIIHILIPDMEQGTTYKKEIEPFVKKGDALSFSHGAAIHWKWIEPPKSVDVIMLAPKAPGKRVRELYLEGFGTPGLVAVQQDYTKRAWDRVLGIAKGTGCSRAGILETTFKEEVETDWFGEQVDLCGGVDRLIRTGFETLVEAGYQPEIAYFECLHELKLIVDLIQRYGIAGMYRRVSETARFGGLTRGQRVVGEASRNAMKKALDDIQSGKFEREWVETYKREGKKSFDKYMEEIEDHPIEIVGKKLRKMMWPKEQVE
- a CDS encoding tRNA uridine(34) 5-carboxymethylaminomethyl modification radical SAM/GNAT enzyme Elp3 — its product is MLVQSDISEDEKFLMACREIAGILVERKVSKVEFESIRRNACMKYSLARMPGNAAILEQVPSEDKERVRSVLVVKPTRTASGVAVIAIMTRPHPCPHGVCVYCPGGVRNNSPQAYTGHEPAALRGKQNDYDSARQVHSRLKQLKSAGHKLGKAELIVMGGTFLSTPADYQRGFIKGALDALNGIESPSLEEAKLVAETAPTRNVGITIETRPDWCRQKHVDNMLSYGATRVEIGVQVLDDEIYRIMRRGHTVADVVESFQVAKDSAYKIVAHMMPGLPGSTPEKDIASIRQLFDDENFRPDMLKIYPTLLIASADLYQWWLEGKYKPYGVEDMVQIIAEAKKHIPKWVRIMRIQRDIPAKMIVDGVKKSNLRELVAEELKRRGYSCNCIRCREVGLKQIKEKIRFKPDDIVMNRINYDASGGKEIFLSFDDKSVDALIGFLRLRVPSERAHRPEIAGHNALLVRELHVYGPVVPVGEKEDLSWQHKGFGRALMEEAERIAAEEFDAKKMVVISALGTREYYRKLGYESDGPYVSKAL
- a CDS encoding peroxiredoxin family protein, which encodes MVLDMQSTKEHGAPQAKKNKLVIVVSKGTVDGLYPPLILATTGAAQGMQVHLYFTFGGMKLLAKQTADNLVTSADLGLKTEELQALLKKGGMPTVKDMLKRARDMGVKIHACSPTMGVFGTTKDQLLEEVDDIIGASTYLDYASDPDAITLFV
- a CDS encoding phosphate/phosphite/phosphonate ABC transporter substrate-binding protein yields the protein MLYCGFSDCLPTISAKVIALAAAVLLVGVGIGVSLNTLLTPPAMQSAVPQKIVIAIQPTQTSAELTSRSQQLEQFLESEVGVDIEIYVPTTYAAVVEALRFGNADVAFMSAWPTYIATKMSNADIVLAEVREVVIGEEKRNEPFYFSYWIAPKESTVKALSDLQGKKVCLPSQISTSGYVAPMGRMVELGLIKKPDNGAVDPKAFFGDVLYGGGYSQCWTALKAGQVDATVIAGDVVESLYREVLANTRVIEQQGPIPSHGVVFSKNLSEPLRSKLTNALLKLGEPEHRDLMKRFISGIFVSFKATTTEDHIAGLQKYLGLTGLKFTESLG
- a CDS encoding universal stress protein, coding for MTNRILVAVDGSQASVEAVRVAARIARENWKELIVLNVLESSSSVDRAHIELEQYFKSAAAFELNGVRYRTIVETGDQKKKVLGIAELMGAEMIVIGFIGLKGVGKFRALGDVARAIIEESRIPVLVVPQEQKEVRAAPYQLA
- a CDS encoding ATP-binding cassette domain-containing protein, translated to MQLTENVEDPAKAIELQDIWFSYDGKNYILKEVNLSIKQGSSTVIVGANGCGKTTLLKIINGLVKPQKGSVRVFGINVNGRHGTNARRHIGYVPQQLGLLRNSTVLENVLVGGLARMGAASVLRLYPQEEIDYAIKCIDKAKIGHKVHEKVYRLSGGERQRVAIARALMQKPLIILADEFTSDLDYRSANEMMGFMNEFRRDGMALVMVTHNPDLAFRHGETMVFLKDGSKLSEAPAGKFDKTAI
- a CDS encoding 30S ribosomal protein S30 translates to MPTHGSMTKAGKVRGQTPKLQAKPRHSPVPKVRSRSTFVKRYTLKRKPGQNWMKF